In Cryptomeria japonica chromosome 10, Sugi_1.0, whole genome shotgun sequence, a genomic segment contains:
- the LOC131859072 gene encoding uncharacterized protein LOC131859072, translating to MRITTWNVRGLLAPDKQRLVKRVLQRADSDIVLFQETKLCMDKALSFLHSCNSWEGFFQEARGTARGLGILWIPQKIKVTKLDKSEHSTFGVVHSLMDNVVFPLINVCGLIKTKEKVKVWKDISDKIDSTYKDRVIVAGDFNALLDLEEKKGGLLMYNKEANKIYKGSFRFQSMWWRDKDFLPNVEAWWIESDIFSETPSFCFVKRLKMVKQKIREWNKVSFKNIFAKKIRVESELDNLNKIIISAGMSNDEFVREKQLKSELSKLLLREEIFWRDKSRERWINEGDLNTKIFHAYIKPNRANNRIAHIQDGVGV from the exons ATGAGGATCACCACTTGGAACGTCAGGGGCCTTTTAGCCCCTGATAAACAACGCTTGGTTAAACGAGTGTTGCAGAGAGCAGATAGTGATATTGTTTTATTCCAGGAAACTAAATTATGTATGGACAAAGCTCTTAGTTTTCTCCATTCTTGCAATTCATGGGAAGGTTTTTTTCAAGAAGCCAGAGGCACTGCCAGGGGATTGGGAATCCTCTGGATCCCTCAGAAGATAAAGGTGACGAAGTTGGATAAATCTGAACATTCGACATTTGGAGTGGTTCATAGTTTGATGGataatgtggtttttcccttaatcaatgTCTGTGGTCTGATAAAGACTAAGGAGAAAGTAAAGGTGTGGAAGGACATTTCTGACAAGATTGACTCCACTTACAAAGATAGAGTCATTGTAGCAGGGGACTTTAATGCATTGCTTGATCtagaagagaagaaagggggtTTGCTCATGTACAACAAG GAAGCCAATAAGATTTACAAAGGGAGTTTTAGGTTCCAAAGTATGTGGTGGAGAGATAAGGATTTTCTACCAAATGTGGAAGCATGGTGGATAGAAAGTGATATTTTTTCAGAAACCCCAAGCTTCTGCTTTGTTAAAAGGCTCAAGATGGTTAAGCAGAAAATTAGAGAGTGGAACAAGGTTTCGTTCAAGAATATTTTTGCAAAAAAGATTAGAGTGGAATCTGAGTTAGATAATTTGAACAAAATTATCATCTCAGCAGGAATGTCCAATGATGAGTTTGTCAGAGAAAAACAGCTAAAAAGTGAACTTTCGAAACTTTTGCTCAGAGAGGAAATTTTCTGGCGGGATAAATCAAGGGAGCGTTGGATCAATGAAGGAGATTTGAACACAAAAATTTTCCATGCTTATATCAAGCCCAATAGAGCCAACAATCGGATTGCCCATATTCAAGATGGTGTCGGAGTCTAG